The sequence ATGCAAGTCAAACCCGGAATATTGCTTTGCCTTGCCGGCGATGAAATTGAGCAGATCCCATTGCGGCATCATCGCGATATAAGGCGCCGCTACCGGCAAATGACGGAAATCCAGTACTTTCATCTGCTGGCCAGCGATGTGGATCGATGCCTGTTCCAGCCTGCTGTGCGGCAATTGCAATAACTCGTCCAGCATGCCCAGTTGATGGAAAAGCTCCAGTGTCGAGGGATGAACCGTATCGCCCCTGAAATCCCGCAGAAAATCCGCATGTTTCTCGAGCACCGCTGTTTTCAGTCCGGCGCGGACGAACAGCAAGCCGGCCATCATCCCCGCAGGGCCACCGCCTACAATCACAATATCATGCTTATTTTCCAACATTCGCTTTCTCCGCCACGTAACCTGCTGACAAATAGCATTGATCGCGTATAGAGTCGCCCCATGCACAGTCCGCTTGAAAATCCAGCCTTTATCGATGCCATCGTGATCCTCGGCGCCGCCGGGATCGTTATTCCGGCCTTCGCCCGGTTCCGGATCACGCCGATCATCGGATTCATCCTGGTAGGCGTCTTGCTCGGACCGTCGGGACTGGGCTCGCTGCAGGGTCAATATAGCTGGCTGCAATTTGTCACCATCAATGATCGCGAGGCTATCGAGCCCTTTGCCGAGATGGGCATCATATTGCTGCTCTTTTCCATCGGACTGGAACTATCATTCAAGCGGCTCTGGTCGTTGCGCCGGCTCGTCTTCGGCGTCGGCGCGGCGGAATTGCTCGCTTCCGGCCTGATCATCGGCTCTGTCCTCTATCTGCTTGGCCAGAATTCCGCCGGCGCCCTGGGTCTGGGACTGGCGCTTGCGCTGTCCTCAACCGCTCTCGTGCTGCCAATGTCGGGCACCAAGAGTCCGGTCGGACGAGCGGCACTGGCCATGCTCCTGTTCGAGGACGTCGCCATCGTTCCGATCATTTTCCTGCTCGGCGCTATCTCTCCGGCGATCACGGCCGATGGCGGGTGGGATGATCTGGGCCGCACATTGCTGATGGGCGGTGCCGTGATCATCGGCATGCTGGTGCTCGGCCGGCTGCTGCTGCCGCGCATATTTGCGCAGGCCGCCCGCACCAAGAGCCCGGAACTGTTTCTCGCGGTAAGCCTTCTGGTGATCATCCTCGCCAGCCTCGCAACCGCCGCAACCGGCCTGTCGCCGATCGTCGGCGCATTGCTGGCCGGCCTGCTGATCGCGGAAACCGAATATCATGGCGAGGTGGAAGTCATCACCCAGCCCTTCAAGGGCCTTGCGCTGGGCGTATTCCTGATCACCGTGGGCATGCAGATCGATATTCGCGTGATCATGGCCAACTGGTCGGATCTGCTGATCGCCGTCGTCGGAGTGGTCCTGATCAAGGCGATCGTCACCAGCAGCCTGCTTCGCTTTGCCGGCGCACGGCCCGGCACCGCAACCGAGGCCGGCGTCCTGATGTCCAGCCCGTCCGAAACGACCCTGATCGTCTTGGCCGCGGCGACTCAGGCGCAGCTGATCCAGCCCCAGACGGCAGCTTTCTGGCAGATCGTGACGGCTATCGGCCTGACCATCACGCCATTGCTCGCCCGCTTTGGCCATGACATCGCCCGGCGTATGGAAATGCGCAGCGGCGGTAGTGCAGCGGCGGATGAATTGCCGGTAGAGGCGCAGCAGACCATCATCATCGGCTTTGGCCGGGTCGGCAAGCTGATCGCCGATCTCTTAACCACCCACAATCAAAAATATCTCGCCGTCGAGACGAATATCGACACTGTCGCCAAGGCCCGGCGCGACGGCTATCCGATCATGTTCGGCAATGTGTCGCGAAACGAAATGCTCGACCGGTTGCGGCTGGGCCATGCGAAGGCGCTGGTGCTGACGATGGACGAGCCTGTGCTGTCGGTGCAGATCGTCAAGAAGGTCCGGGCCTGGGTACCCGATCTCCCGATCATCGCCAGGGCGCGGGACATCGAACATGCCGCCGAACTCTATCAGGCCGGGGCGACCAATGCCGTGCCCGAAGCGCTCGAGGGCTCGCTGCAACTGTCAGAGGCTGTACTGGTCGAAAATGGCGTGGCAATGGGACCCGTCATTGCCTCTATCCACGAACTGCGCGATATTTACCGCAAACGGATACAGGAAGAAGGCGATCTGGAGCACGAACCCAAACTGAAATCCATGTCCACTTCTACCGGTCAGGCGACCGCCGACGATCTGGTGCCGGACGGCCTCAGCCCGCAAGAACAGACCTGATAGCAGCGATCGCGTCATCGGCCTTGGCGCCGTCGGGCCCACCGCCCTGCGCCATGTCAGGACGTCCACCGCCACCCTTGCCGCCCACAGCGGCAACGCCGGCCTGAACCAGATCGACCGCGCTGAAACGGTCCGTCAGATCATCCGTCACACCGACTGCGACGGTTGCCCGGCCATCATTGACCGCGACCAATGCGCTCACGCCGCTCGACAATGTTTTCTTCGCCTGATCAACAAGCCCCCGCAATTCCTTGGGATTCAGGCCCTGAATGACCTGACCGGAAAAAGTCACATCGCCGACGCTTTCCGTTTCGGCAGCCTTTGCGCCGCCGCCGTTGCCGGCCAGCGCCAGAGCTTTCTTCGCCTCGGTCAGTTCTCGTTCCAGCTTTTTCCGCTCATCGACCAGAGCCGCCACGCGGTCCACCGCTTCTTCCGGCGACGCTTTCAACGCGCTGGCGATCGACTTGAGCTTGGCATCCCGGTCCAGCAGCCACAGCCGGGCGGCCTCGCCGGTCAGCGCTTCGATTCTGCGGACGCCGCTGGCCACCGCGGATTCGGATATGATCGTCATCAGGCCGATATCGCCGAGCGCCTGGACGTGGGTGCCGCCGCACAGCTCAACCGAATAATCGAGATCGGCGTCCTGCCCCATCGACAAGACACGCACCTCGTCGCCATATTTTTCGCCGAACAGCGCCAGCGCACCCGCAGCGACGGCATCGTCCGGGCTCATCAACCGCGTCGTGACCGGACTGTTGCCCCGGATCTGCGCGTTCACGTCCGCTTCCACTGCCTGTATTTCGGCATCGGTCAGCGCGGAGACGTGAGAAAAGTCAAAACGCAGACGGTCCGGTGCAACCAGACTGCCCTTCTGGGTCACATGGTCACCCAGATGGTGCCGCAACGCCTTGTGCAGCAGATGGGTGGCGCTGTGATTGGCGCGCAGCGCCGTGCGGCGAGCCTTGTCCACTTCCAGATGGACCCTGTCCCCGACCGATACCGAGCCCGACCCGATTTCGATCTGGTGGGCATGGAGCCGTCCCAGCGGCTTTCTGGTATCGGTCACGCTGGCCGCAAAACCGTCTTCACCGGATATCTCGCCCGCGTCACCCATCTGGCCGCCGCTTTCACCGTAGAAAGGGGTCTGGTTGGTCAGCAACGTAACCGTATCGCCGCTCCCGGCGGTTTCGATTTCGGCGCCATCCTTGACCAGGGCGACGACAACGCCCTCGCCTTCCTCTGACGTATAGCCGGTAAATTCGGTGCTGCCTTCCCGCTCGGCAATGTCGAACCAGACGGTGTCGGACGCCTGGTCGCCAGACCCTTTCCACGCAGCACGGGCAGCGGCTTTTTGTTCCGCCATCGCCTTGTCGAAGCCTTCCCGGTCGACACCCAGCGCCTTGTTGCGCAGCGCGTCCTCAGTCAGATCATAGGGGAAACCGAACGTGTCATAAAGTTTGAACGCTGTTTCACCGGGCAGGATATCGCCTTCGCTCATGTCGGCGATTTCCGCATCGAGCAGTTTCAGGCCGTTGGCCAGCGTCTGCCGGAAATTGGTTTCCTCGCGCAGCAAGGTTTCCTCTATCAACGGCTGGGCCCGGATCAGTTCGGGAAAGGCATTGCCCATCTCGCCGGCCAGGGAACCAACCATCCGGTGCATCAACGGGTCCTTGGCGCCGAGCAGATGGGCGTGGCGCATCGCCCGCCGCATGATCCGCCGCAGCACATAGCCACGGCCCTCGTTGGAGGGCAGAACACCGTCGGCGACGAGAAAGGACGAGGCGCGCAGATGGTCTGCAATCACCCGGTGGCTGGCCTGGTTGTCACCCGTTGTGGCGGTGCCGGTCAGCGAACCGGATTCGGCGATCAGCGCCTTGAACAGGTCAATGTCATAATTGTCATGGACGCCCTGCATGACCGCAGCAACGCGTTCCAGCCCCATGCCCGTGTCAATCGACGGTTTCGGCAGGTCAACGCGATCACCTTCGCCGCGCTGGTCATATTGCATGAACACGAGATTCCAGATTTCCACGAACCGGTCACCGTCCTCATCCGGGCTGCCCGGAGGGCCACCGAACACATGCTCGCCATGGTCGTAGAATATCTCGCTGCAGGGACCACAGGGGCCGGTATCGCCCATCGACCAGAAATTGTCGTCGGTGGCGATGCGAATGATCCGCTCGTCCGGCAGGCCGGCAATTTTCTTCCACAGATCAAAGGCTTCGTCGTCCGTATGGTAAACGGTCACGGTCAACCGGTCCGGCGAAATACCCCAGGTTTTCGTGATCAGCGTCCACGCGTGGAGGATCGCCTGTTCCTTGAAATAGTCGCCGAACGAGAAATTACCCAGCATTTCAAAGAAAGTATGGTGGCGTGCGGTATAGCCGACATTGTCGAGGTCATTATGCTTGCCGCCGGCGCGAACACATTTCTGGCTCGACGTGGCCGTCGAATAAGGGCTCTTCTCCGCACCGGTGAAGATATTCTTGAACGGTACCATGCCCGCATTGATGAACATCAGCGTCGGATCATTATAGGGAATGAGCGGCGCGGAGGGTACGATCTCGTGACCTTCGGCCGCGAAATAGTCCAGAAAAGAGCGTCTTATATCGTTGGTTGTTTGCATGAAATCGACTTAGGCGACCGATCTGCCGTTGACAATCCCGATCGTGGCCGAAAATCATGCATAGGCATAGGGCCCGCCCTTTTCGAGCGCGGTCTGATATGCGGGACGCGCATGAATACGTTCCAGAAATGCCAGCAGATTGGGATAGCGCTCGTCGAGGCCAGCGCGCGACTGGCAGGCTTCAAGAGGGAAGCTCATCATGATATCGGCGGCGGTGAGCTCATCACCGGCGAAATAGTCACGGTCGGCCAGCTCGCTTTCCAGCCAGACCAGCAAGTGAGTGGTCATCTGCGACACCGGCTTGCGGGCCGGCAGGCCGAGCAGTCCGAGACGGCCAACCACCAGCAGACCATAGAGCGGCGGCATCATCGAACCCTCGGCAAAATGGAGATATTGATTATATAATCGAGAGCCCTTTTTTTCCGCAGGCGCGCCCAATTTTCCGCCAGCCTTGTCGACCAGATATTCGACGATCACCGCGGTCTCTATAATCACTTCGCCCTCGTCCTCGATCATCGGCGATTTACCCAGCGGATGCACAGCCTTCAGACTGGCCGGTGCTTTCTGGGTCTTGGGATTGCGCTCGTAACGCCTGATTTCATAATCGAGACCGAGCTCCTCGAGCAGCCAGATGATCCGCTGCGAACGGCTGTTTTCGAGATGATGGAGAATGATGGTCATAGCTATACTGGCCTTCCGGAAAGCGCAAAGTTTGTGAAAGTTCGGCCCAAGCAAGCCTCTTGAACCGCCAAATGTCAATCGTTTCCACGATTAAGCGATATGCCGGGTCGTCTAACATGACAGGCAAAAAAATGGGCCGTCCTCAATGTCGGGGGACAGAAGGACGGCCCTATGCCAGAGATCGCCTCGGGGGAGAGTGATCCGGCAAAGCTCGGGATTGATATATTTCTTCGTGCAGCCGCAGCGGCCACGGTCGGACGAGAAGCAGGTCCGTCAAACCGGCGGCAACTGTCGCCGGTTTGACGGTAAAATCACCTATTTTTCGTCATCACCGTCATCGGCCTTGCCAATCGGGCCCGTCATCATTTCTTCGGCCACTTCTTCCTGTTTGCCGCGAATCTGGTTTTCCAGCTTCGCCATCATTTCCGGA comes from Sphingorhabdus sp. YGSMI21 and encodes:
- the alaS gene encoding alanine--tRNA ligase, whose product is MQTTNDIRRSFLDYFAAEGHEIVPSAPLIPYNDPTLMFINAGMVPFKNIFTGAEKSPYSTATSSQKCVRAGGKHNDLDNVGYTARHHTFFEMLGNFSFGDYFKEQAILHAWTLITKTWGISPDRLTVTVYHTDDEAFDLWKKIAGLPDERIIRIATDDNFWSMGDTGPCGPCSEIFYDHGEHVFGGPPGSPDEDGDRFVEIWNLVFMQYDQRGEGDRVDLPKPSIDTGMGLERVAAVMQGVHDNYDIDLFKALIAESGSLTGTATTGDNQASHRVIADHLRASSFLVADGVLPSNEGRGYVLRRIMRRAMRHAHLLGAKDPLMHRMVGSLAGEMGNAFPELIRAQPLIEETLLREETNFRQTLANGLKLLDAEIADMSEGDILPGETAFKLYDTFGFPYDLTEDALRNKALGVDREGFDKAMAEQKAAARAAWKGSGDQASDTVWFDIAEREGSTEFTGYTSEEGEGVVVALVKDGAEIETAGSGDTVTLLTNQTPFYGESGGQMGDAGEISGEDGFAASVTDTRKPLGRLHAHQIEIGSGSVSVGDRVHLEVDKARRTALRANHSATHLLHKALRHHLGDHVTQKGSLVAPDRLRFDFSHVSALTDAEIQAVEADVNAQIRGNSPVTTRLMSPDDAVAAGALALFGEKYGDEVRVLSMGQDADLDYSVELCGGTHVQALGDIGLMTIISESAVASGVRRIEALTGEAARLWLLDRDAKLKSIASALKASPEEAVDRVAALVDERKKLERELTEAKKALALAGNGGGAKAAETESVGDVTFSGQVIQGLNPKELRGLVDQAKKTLSSGVSALVAVNDGRATVAVGVTDDLTDRFSAVDLVQAGVAAVGGKGGGGRPDMAQGGGPDGAKADDAIAAIRSVLAG
- a CDS encoding glutathione S-transferase — encoded protein: MTIILHHLENSRSQRIIWLLEELGLDYEIRRYERNPKTQKAPASLKAVHPLGKSPMIEDEGEVIIETAVIVEYLVDKAGGKLGAPAEKKGSRLYNQYLHFAEGSMMPPLYGLLVVGRLGLLGLPARKPVSQMTTHLLVWLESELADRDYFAGDELTAADIMMSFPLEACQSRAGLDERYPNLLAFLERIHARPAYQTALEKGGPYAYA
- a CDS encoding cation:proton antiporter, which gives rise to MHSPLENPAFIDAIVILGAAGIVIPAFARFRITPIIGFILVGVLLGPSGLGSLQGQYSWLQFVTINDREAIEPFAEMGIILLLFSIGLELSFKRLWSLRRLVFGVGAAELLASGLIIGSVLYLLGQNSAGALGLGLALALSSTALVLPMSGTKSPVGRAALAMLLFEDVAIVPIIFLLGAISPAITADGGWDDLGRTLLMGGAVIIGMLVLGRLLLPRIFAQAARTKSPELFLAVSLLVIILASLATAATGLSPIVGALLAGLLIAETEYHGEVEVITQPFKGLALGVFLITVGMQIDIRVIMANWSDLLIAVVGVVLIKAIVTSSLLRFAGARPGTATEAGVLMSSPSETTLIVLAAATQAQLIQPQTAAFWQIVTAIGLTITPLLARFGHDIARRMEMRSGGSAAADELPVEAQQTIIIGFGRVGKLIADLLTTHNQKYLAVETNIDTVAKARRDGYPIMFGNVSRNEMLDRLRLGHAKALVLTMDEPVLSVQIVKKVRAWVPDLPIIARARDIEHAAELYQAGATNAVPEALEGSLQLSEAVLVENGVAMGPVIASIHELRDIYRKRIQEEGDLEHEPKLKSMSTSTGQATADDLVPDGLSPQEQT